One Mycolicibacterium fallax genomic window, CGCGCCGAGGACAGCCCGATCGCCAGATTCGTCGCGCCCTTGCCGTTGATGATCTGGTAGGCGGCGTTGACCACGTCGAAGGACAGCTGCCGCTTGACGGCGTCGGTGAAGACCAGCTCGCCGTCCCGGCGGAACTCGTCGGCGCGCACGCCGCCGATCGACACCGCCGACCACAGCGAGATCTCCGAGTCGCCGTGCTCCCCGACGATCAGGCCGTGCACGTTGACGACGTTCACCCCGGCCCGCTCGGCGATCAGGTAGCGGAACCGGCTGGAGTCCAGCACGGTTCCGGAGCCGAAGATCCGGCCGGGCGGCAGCTCGACGGATTTGATCGCCGCGTAGCTGACGACGTCCACCGGGTTGGTGACGTAGACGATCACCGCGTGCGGGGAGCGCTGCAGCAGCTGCGGGGTCAGCGACCGCGCCATCGCGACGTTGGTGGCGGCGAGCTCAAGGCGGGTCTGGCCGGGCTTCTGCTTGGCACCCGCGGTGACCACGATGATCGCCGAATTGGCCGTGACGTCCAGCTCGTCGGATCCGGTGACCCGGCAGTGCGGCACGAACTGGCTGCCGTGGTTGAGGTCGAGGACCTCGGCGCGGACCTTCGCCGCGGCCAGGTCGTAGAGCGCGATCTCGTCGGCCGAGCCGCGGATCAGGCAGGCGTAGGCGATGGCGGTGCCGACGCTGCCTGCGCCGACGATGCCGACCTTGGCTTTGGACGCGATGCTCACCGCGCCATCATGGCGCGTTTCGGTCCGGTCTGCCCGTCGAACGCACACCGGCCGCGGACCCCTCGTCGTCGAACGACGAGCGGGCCGCGGCCGGCGGGTGAATCAGCGAACTACCTGGGAAGGATTACTTGGGAGGCATCCGGATGCCGCCGTCGACGCGGACCACCTCGGCGTTCATGTAGGAGTTGGTGACCAGCTCGACGACCATCGAGGCGAGCTCGTCGGGCTGGCCGAGCCGGTGCGGGAAGAGCACGGACTCGCCGAGCTTGGCCTTGAACGCCTCGGAGCCCTCGCCCTCGCCGTAGATCGGGGTGTCGATCAGGCCCGGGGCGATGGTGTTGACCCGGATGCCGACCGCCGACAGGTCGCGCGCGACCGGCAGGGTCATGCCGACCACGCCGCCCTTGGACGACGAGTAGGCGGCCTGGCCGATCTGGCCGTCGAACGCCGCGACGCTGGCCATGTTGACGATGGCGCCACGCTCGCCGTGGGCCAGCGGCTCGTTGCGGCTCATCGCGGTGGCCGCGATGCGGATGCAGTCGAAGGTGCCGACCAGGTTGATGTTGATGACCTTCTTGTAGAAGTCCAGGTTGTGCGCGGAGGCGAACTCGCCGTCCTTGCCGATGGTGCGCTGCGCCCAGCCGACGCCCGCGGAGTTCACCAGGGCGCGCAGCGGACCGAGTTCGGCGGCCTTGGTGACGGCCTCCTCGATCTGCGCGGTGTCGGTGACGTCGACGCGGACGAACGCCCCGCCGATCTCCTTGGCCAGCTCGGTGCCGCGCTCTTCCTGCAGGTCGGCGACGATGACGATGGCGCCCTTGGCCGCCAGCTGGCGGGCCGCCGCGGCGCCGATGCCCGACGCCGCGCCGGTGACGATTGCACTTGCTCCAGTGATATCCATGCCGACACCCTAAGACCCGACCCCGTGCCGTCCGACGTCGACCCGGCACGGTAACCCGACGCGGCCCGCAGCAAACTTTCTCACCCCGATTGAGACCGGCCCACCGCCCAACCGTGATGCCATTGTTACTAAAGTTGACAGTGTTGCTACAGAGGTTTATGAGTTAGTTGCATTAATGACTCTGACGCCGAAAGGGCGCCCGTGAGGAAACCGGCCGAATTTCTCCGGCGCGCCGCCGCCGGCGCCGCCGCGGTGCTGCTGGCCGCGGTCACCGCGGCGACGGCCGGGCTGCCGTCGGCGCAGGCGGCCGGCCGCGATCTGCTGGCCGGCGCGATCGCCAACACCAAGGGCTCCTACCTGGTCTACAACTTCGGCAGTGGTTTCCCGGCGCCGATGCTCAACGCCGGCGGCAACTGGTACGAGGCCAACAACGGTGGCCGGGTGATGATCATCAAGAACGCCTCGTCCCGGCTGACCCCGCGGCTGCTGGTCGACTCGCACGCCGGGGCCCAGAGCCGCTGCGAACGCGATCCGCGGGCCCGCACCGGCGAGGGGTTGATGCAGGCCTCGGAGACCTACGCCCCGGTCGCCGCCTGGCAGGCGCTGGGCGCGCCGACCATCGCGGTCAACGCGAACTTCTTCGACGTGCGCGGCCAGAAGGGCGGCTCGTGGAAGTCCACCGGGTGCTCCTCGCCGCTGGGCGCCTACGTCGACAACACCCGCGGGATGGGCAAGGCCAACGCCGCGGTCACCGGCAACATCGCCTACGCGGGCAAGCAGGGGCTGTCCGGGGGCAATGAGCACTGGACGCCGCTGAGCACGATGATCCTGCCGGTCTCCGGGGCGCCCAGCGTCATCGCGCCGCGGCACGGCCAGGACTACGACGCCGCCGGACCGGTCATCAACGACCTGGTCGGCCGGGGCAGCCGGTTCGTCGCGGTCGCCGGGATCGGGCTGCTGGCTCCCGGCGACACCGGCCAGCTCAACGACGGCGGCCCGTCGGCGGCCCGCACCGCGATCGCCTACAACCGCCAGCGCGACGAGTTCTACGTGTTCCAGGGCGGCTCCTACACGCCCGACCAGATTCAGGACCTGTTCCGCGCGATGGGCTCGGACACCGCGATCCTGCTCGACGGCGGCGGATCCTCGGCGATCGTGCTGCGCCGCGACACCGGCGGCATGTGGGCGGGCGCCGGCGTGCCGAAGGGTTCCTGCGACACCTATCAGGTGCTCTGCGATTCGCGGGAGCGGGCGCTGCCGAGCTGGCTCGGCTTCGCCTGAGCCGCTACCCGCGCACCTTCGCCACGGCCTTGACCAGCAGGTCGCCCAGCAACTTGGGGTCCTCGGAGCCCTGAACCATCACCGAGGTGCGCGGGCTCAGCACGGCGACCAGGGTGTAGGTCTCGATGGTGCGGCTGGCACCGCCCTCGGTGCCCTCGATCCGGCTCCTGGTCGCCAGGGTGCCCGCGCCGGGGATCTGCGGGGCCGGGATCGCCTCGGCGGTGCCGGTCATCGAACCGGGCGAATTCATCGCGACCTTCGTGCAGCCGGGCGCGACCAGCGGATCCGGGCCGGGCAGCGGCATCCGCGCCGCCAGCACCGAGATGGTCCGCGGCTCACTCGAGCGGATCCCGGCGGTCTCGGAGCCCTCGGTCATCCGAAACGGCTCGGCCAGCGATCGGCACCGCGGCGGGTCGTAGCTGATCGGCACCGCGCGATGCATGCCGGCCAGCTGCTCGGCCTCCTCGCGCGACACCACCGCCTTCGGCAGGCCCGCGGCGACATAGCCGGCCGGGAAGATGTCGGCGGCCTCGCTGAGCCGCCCGACGTCCAGATCCCCGTCGGGCGCTCCGCCGGCAATGGCGGGGACCGCGGACTGGGTGCCGCCGGCCTCGGCCCCGCCGGAGTCGGATCCGCCGCAGCCGGCGAGCAGCCCGCCCAGCACGGCGGCGGTCAGCGCGACGGCGGGGACTCCGGCTCCGATTCGCATCCCGTCAGCGTAGTTTCCCGAGTGGAGTGCCCCCGCGACGGAGTGTCCCCGCGACGGAGTGTCCCCGCGACGGAGTGTCCCCGCGACGGAGTGTCCCCGCGACGGAGTGTCCCCGCGACGGGGTGCCCCGTCTGCGGAGTGCCCCGCGGCCGCCCTCAGCCGGCGGCGAGCCGCTCGGCGCGGCTCTTCAGCGCGCCGGCCAGGTGCTCGAGCACGTCGTTGGCCACCTTCTTGACCATCATCGCCGGCACCCCGGGCATCGAGGTCTCGACGTCGAGGTCGACGGTCAGCAGCGCGGTGGGGCCCATCGCCACCACCGAGAACAGCTGTTCCTGCTTGGCGAACATGTCGCCCTGCTGCAGCACGGTCTGGATCTGGTTCTCACCCGGGTAGTACACCGCCTGAATGAAGGTGCCCTCGAAGCCCTGCACCTTCATGTCCAGGCGCAGCTGACTGGGCCGGCCGTCGTTGTAGCGATGCAGCACCCAGCAGCCGAGGACCTCGTCGTTCCACTGCGGATACGCCTCGAAGTCGGCGACGATCGACATGATCAGGGCGGCGTCCGCGGTGACCTCGACGGTCTTGCTCACGATGGGCATCAGCAGATCTTAGTCCGCCGCCCCGGCGCGGTTGGCGGTCGCGACGCGGGCGCCCAGCGGCTCCTCGGTCCGGACGGTCTCGTCCCGGATCAGCCCGCGCAGCAGCGCGATGCTGAACTCCTGGGCGACCTCGACGGCGCTGCGCCGGCCGCTGGCCCGCAACCACCGGTAGGCGCCCAGCGTCATGCCGATGTAGCCCAGCGCCAGCACATGCGAGTCGCACTCGTAGAACTCGCCGCTGGCGATGCCCCGGTCGATCAACCCGTGCACGTGCTCGTAGACCTGGGTCTCCTTCTCCCGAACCTCGGCGACCTGCTCATCGGTGAACCACTCGGTGATGTAGGGCTGCTCCTGGAAGTACACCGCCGCGCCCTCGGGGTTCTCCGCGATCTGGGTCAGCAGCCGGACGGTGTACTGGTAGAGCGCCTCGCGGGCGGTCCAGCTCGGGTCGTCGTGCACGGCGGCCAGGGTGCGTTGGGCGGCCTGGCGGTAGATGTCGAACAGGATCAGCGACTTGCTGGCGTAGTAGTGGTAGACCGTCGCCTTGTTCAGGCCGACCACCTCGGCGACGTCGTCCATCCGGGTGCCGTGGTAGCCGCGGGCGGCGAACAGCTTGGTGGCAACGTTCAGCAGTTCCTCGCGGCGGGTGAGTCCATTATCCGAGGACATGCGGCGGTCTCCCTGCGTTCCGGCCCGAACGGCCACCCAACTAACTGGTTAGTAGTCTATCGGTGCGGGCTGCCCCGCCGTCGACGTGCACTCCCCCGGCCGAACTCGGCGCGGGTGCCCCGTCGATTTGGCCCGGCTTTTACACTGGCACCTTAAAACCGTCGGCAGGCACGTGGCCGACAGCCTTTCGACGAACCAACCAGATCGGACCGAAATCGATGATCATCGGGATCCCCCGCGAGTCTTCACCTGGTGAGACCCGCGCTGCCGCCACGCCGCAGACCGTCGGGCAGCTGATCAAGCTCGGCTACGCGGTCGTCGTGGAGAGCGGCGCCGGAGCCGCCTCTAGCTTCGCCGACAGCGCCTACGTGGCCGCGGGCGCCGAGATCGGGTCGCCCTGGTCCGCCGACATCGTGCTGAAGGTCAACGCCCCCGACGACATCGAGATCGCCCTGCTGCGGGACGGCAGCACCCTGGTCAGCCTGATCTCCCCGGCGCTGAACCCCGATCTGGTCGCCAAGCTCGGCGACCGCGACATCACCGTGCTGGCGATGGACGCGGTGCCGCGCATTTCCCGCGCCCAGTCCCTCGACGTGCTGTCCTCGATGGCCAACATCGCCGGCTACCGCGCGGTCGTCGAGGCCGCGCACGCCTTCGGCCGGTTCTTCACCGGCCAGGTGACCGCGGCGGGCAAGGTCCCGCCGGCCAAGGTGCTGGTCGTCGGCGCCGGCGTGGCCGGCCTGGCCGCCATCGGTGCGGCAGGCAGCCTGGGCGCCATCGTCAAAGCCACCGACCCGCGTCCCGAGGTCGCCGACCAGGTGAAGTCGCTGGGCGGCGAGTACGTCTCGGTCGACCCGAACGCCGGCGAGGTCTCGGCGACCGGCTACGCCAAGGAGATGGGTGACGACTACAAGGCGCGCGAGGCGGAGTTGTACGCCGAGCTGTGCAAGGACGTCGACATCATCGTCACCACCGCGCTGATCCCGGGCCGGCCCGCGCCGCGCATCATCACCGCCGACATGGTCGCCTCGATGCGGCCCGGCAGCGTGATCGTCGACATGGCCGCGGCCAACGGCGGCAACGTCGAGGGCAGCGTCAAGGACCGCTCGGTCGTCACCGACAACGGCGTGACCATCATCGGCTACACCGACCTGGCCGGCCGGCTGCCCGCCCAGGCCTCACAGCTCTACGGCACCAACCTGGTCAACCTGCTCAAGCTGCTGACCCCGGGTAAGGACGGCGAGCTGGTGCTGGACTTCGACGACGTCGTGCAGCGCTCGATGACCGTGGTGCGCGCCGGGGAGATCACCTGGCCGCCACCGCCGGTACAGGTCTCGGCCGCCCCGGCGGCGGCCGCGGCCGCCGCGCCCGTCGAGGTCGCGCCGGCCAAGGAACCGATGTCGACCGGCAGGCGGCTGAGCATCACCTTCGCCGCGGCCGCGCTGGTCTTCCTGCTGCTGGCCCTGTCACCGGCCGTGCTGCAGGCCCACCTGACGGTGTTCGCGTTGGCCATCGTGATCGGCTACTACGTGATCGGCAACGTTCACCACGCGCTGCACACCCCGCTGATGTCGGTGACCAACGCCATCTCCGGCATCATCGTGGTCGGTGCCGTGCTCCAGGTCGGTGAGTCCGACATGGCCATTGCCGCCGTGGCGACCCTGGCCATCCTGTTGGCCAGCATCAACATCTTCGGCGGTTTCGCGGTGACGCGCCGCATGCTCGCGATGTTCTCCCGCAGCTAGACGCCTGCCTACCCGATCGGAACCCCACACCCATGTTCACCCTGGAAAACACCGCCACCGCGGCCTACGTCGTCGCGGCGCTGCTCTTCGTCCTGTCGCTGGCCGGGCTGTCCAAACACGAGACCTCCCGCGCCGGCATCAGCTTCGGCATCGTCGGCATGGCCATCGCGCTGATCGCCACCATCGCGCTGGCCATCAAGGATGAACTGCAGCCGCTGGGCCTGGCACTGCTGTTCGGCGCGATGGCCATCGGTGCAGCCATCGGGCTGTGGAAGGCCAAGGTCGTCGAGATGACCGGCATGCCGGAGCTCATCGCGCTGCTGCACTCGTTCGTGGGTCTGGCCGCGGTGCTGGTCGGCTGGAACGGCTACCTGCACATCGAGGCCCATCCCGTCGGCGCGGACGCCGTCAAGATGGCGGCCGAGGGCATGCTCGGCATCCACTCCGCCGAGGTGGTCATCGGCGTCTTCATCGGCGCGGTGACCTTCACCGGTTCGATCGTGGCGAACCTGAAGCTGTCCGCCCGGATGAAGTCCGCCCCGATGATGCTGCCCGGCAAGAACCTGATCAACGTCGGGACGCTGCTGGTGTTCGTCGCGCTGACGGTGTGGTTCGTCATCGACCCGCAGCTGTGGCTGCTGGCCGTGGTGACCGTGCTGGCGCTGCTGCTGGGCTGGCATCTGGTCGCCTCCATCGGCGGCGGCGACATGCCGGTGGTCGTCTCGATGCTCAACAGCTACTCCGGCTGGGCCGCCGCGGCGGCGGGCTTCCTGCTCGGCAACGACCTGCTGATCATCACCGGCGCGCTGGTCGGCTCCTCCGGTGCCTACCTGTCCTACATCATGTGCAAGGCGATGAACCGGTCGTTCATCTCCGTCATCGCCGGCGGGTTCGGCATCGAGGCGGGCCCGGCCGAGGACAAGGACTACGGCGAGCACCGCGAGATCAACGCCGAGGCCGCCGCCGACCTGCTGCGCGGCGCGGACTCGGTGATCATCACCCCCGGCTACGGCATGGCCGTCGCGCAGGCCCAGTACGGCGTCGCGGACCTGACCCGCAAGCTGCGCGAGCGCGGCGTCAACGTGCGCTTCGGCATCCACCCGGTCGCCGGCCGGCTGCCCGGCCACATGAACGTGCTGCTGGCCGAGGCGAAGGTGCCCTACGACATCGTGCTGGAGATGGACGAGATCAACGACGACTTCGACGGCACCTCGGTGGTGCTGGTCATCGGCGCCAACGACACCGTCAACCCGGCCGCCTCCGAGGATCCCAGCAGCCCGATCGCCGGCATGCCGGTGCTGACGGTGTGGAATGCCGACAATGTCATCGTGTTCAAGCGCTCGATGGCCTCCGGCTACGCCGGCGTGCAGAACCCGCTGTTCTTCCGGGAGAACACCCAGATGCTGTTCGGCGACGCCCGGGACCGGGTCAACGACATCCTGGCCTCGCTCTGACCCGGCGGGACCGGTGACCGGGCCCAGGATCATCGTCCCGGCGTGGATGCGCTCGATGCACGACGAGCATCACTTCGCCCCGGGGATCCTGGACGGTGACCTGCTGCGCTGCTCGGGCATGCTCGGGCTGCGCCCGGACCTCAGCCTGCCCGCTGACCCCGCCTGCCCGCTGACCCCGCGGCGCAGTTCACCCAGGCCTTCGAAAACCTGCGCGGACTGCTCGAGCTGGCGTCGCTGACCTTCGCCGACGTCGTCGAGATGACCAGCTATCACGTCGGGCTGCGGCGGCATTTCGCGGTGTTCGCCGAAGTCAAGGATCGGTTCCTGGAAGCGCCCCACCCGGCCTGGACGGCGGTCGGGGTCGTCGAGCTGGCGGTACCCGGGGCGCTGGTGGAGATCGCGCTGACCGCGCGACTGGGTACAGTTGCACCGCCACAAAACTAGGAGATGCAACTATGTCCGTCGATCGACTGCTCCCGTCTGCGGAGGCCGCCGAGCTGATCGCGCTGACCCGCGACATCGCCGAGAAGGTCCTCGACCCGATCGTCGACGAGCACGAACGCACCGAGCGCTATCCCGACGGGGTGTTCGCCACCCTCGGTGAGGCCGGCCTGCTGAGCCTGCCGCAGCCCGAGCAGTGGGGCGGTGCCGGACAGCCCTACGAGGTGTACCTGCAGGTGCTGGAGGAGATCGCGGCCCGCTGGGCGGCGGTCGCGGTGGCGGTCAGCGTGCACAGCCTGTCCTCGCACCCGCTGCTGGCCTTCGGCACCGATGAGCAGCAGCGGCGCTGGCTGCCGGGGATGCTCTCCGGACAGCAGATCGGCGCCTACAGCCTGTCCGAGCCGCAGGCCGGATCCGATGCGGCCGCGCTGCGCGCCACCGCCACCGCCTGCGCCGACGGCTACCTGCTCAACGGCACCAAGGCCTGGATCACCCACGGCGGCATCGCCGACTTCTACACCCTGTTCGCCCGCACCGGCGACGGCTCACGCGGCATCTCCTGCTTCCTGGTCCCCGGCGACCTGCCCGGGCTGTCCTTCGGCAAGCCCGAGGAGAAGATGGGCCTGGCCGCGGTGCCGACCACCTCCGCGTTCTACGACAACGCGCTGGTCGAGCCGGACCGGCTGATCGGCGCGCCGGGGCAGGGCCTGCAGATCGCGTTCAGCGCGCTGGATTCCGGCCGGCTCGGCATCGCGGCGGTGGCCGTCGGGATCGCCCAGGCCGCCCTGGACGAGGCGGTCCGCTACGGCAATGAGCGCACCACCTTTGGGCGCACCATCATCTCCCATCAGGGCCTGGGCTTCCTGGTCGCCGACATGGCCGCCGCGGTGGCCTCGGCCCGGGCCACCTACCTCGACGCCGCCCGCCGGCGCGATGCCGGGCTGCCGTACTCCCAGCACGCCAGCATCGCCAAGCTGGTCTGCACCGACGCGGCGATGAAGGTGACCACCGACGCGGTGCAGGTGTTCGGCGGGGCCGGCTACACCCGCGACTACCGGGTCGAGCGCTACATGCGCGAAGCCAAGATCACCCAGATCTTCGAGGGCACCAACCAGATTCAGCGGCTGGTCATCGCCCGCGGGCTGACCGATTCCGGGGCGAGCCGCTAAGCCGCGAGGAAATCGGTCACCGCGGCCAGGAACTCCTCGGGCCGCTCCACCATCACGCTGTGCCCGGACCCGGCGATCACCCGCGGCGGCAGCCCGGCCGCGGTGAACCGCGCGACGTTGGGCCCGGTCGGGGTGATCACGTCACGCTCACCCCAGAGCACCAGCACCGGGCGGCCGAGCCCGGCCAACCGATCGGCCACCGGACGCACCGCGTTGAGGTCCTCGATGGCGTCGGAGTCGCACACCCCGGTGTGGGTGAGTCGCTGCAGCGACCGGTAGGCGAAGTCCGGCACCGGGTAATCGGCGGCGAACCCGGTCTGCAGCGAGCTGGTGCTCAGCGCGTCGATACCCCGGAACCGGTCCACCGCCGGACCGAGCACCGGCGCGCACACCACCGAGCGCATCGCCGGGATCGCCACCAGCCCGGTGTCGCCGTAGGTGTCGACCACCACGACCCGCTCGATGCGCTCGGGTTCGGCCTCGGCGACCGCGGTCGCCACCCCGCCGCCCATCGAATGCCCGACCAGCGCCGCGCGCCGCACCCCGAGCGCGTCCAGCGCCGCGCGCACCGCCGCGGCCTGCCCCTCGGCGCCGTACGCCTGGGCCGCCCGCGGCGCCTCGGAGCCGCCGTGCCCGACCAGGTCGAGGGCGATCACCCGGCGACCGGTGGCCGCCGCCAGCGCCTCGGCGACCGGCTCCCACCACTGGATCGACGCGGAGTAGCCGTGCAGCAGCACGATCGCCGGGCCGCCGGCGGGGCCGTACTCCCGGACGTTGAGATCCGGGCCCGGCAGCGCCAGCACCCGGCCCCCGCCGAACGCCTCGGCGGCCCGCTCGGTGCGGGCGACCAGCACCGCGTTGCCGCCCAACCCCACCAG contains:
- a CDS encoding SDR family NAD(P)-dependent oxidoreductase, which encodes MDITGASAIVTGAASGIGAAAARQLAAKGAIVIVADLQEERGTELAKEIGGAFVRVDVTDTAQIEEAVTKAAELGPLRALVNSAGVGWAQRTIGKDGEFASAHNLDFYKKVININLVGTFDCIRIAATAMSRNEPLAHGERGAIVNMASVAAFDGQIGQAAYSSSKGGVVGMTLPVARDLSAVGIRVNTIAPGLIDTPIYGEGEGSEAFKAKLGESVLFPHRLGQPDELASMVVELVTNSYMNAEVVRVDGGIRMPPK
- a CDS encoding acyl-CoA dehydrogenase family protein produces the protein MSVDRLLPSAEAAELIALTRDIAEKVLDPIVDEHERTERYPDGVFATLGEAGLLSLPQPEQWGGAGQPYEVYLQVLEEIAARWAAVAVAVSVHSLSSHPLLAFGTDEQQRRWLPGMLSGQQIGAYSLSEPQAGSDAAALRATATACADGYLLNGTKAWITHGGIADFYTLFARTGDGSRGISCFLVPGDLPGLSFGKPEEKMGLAAVPTTSAFYDNALVEPDRLIGAPGQGLQIAFSALDSGRLGIAAVAVGIAQAALDEAVRYGNERTTFGRTIISHQGLGFLVADMAAAVASARATYLDAARRRDAGLPYSQHASIAKLVCTDAAMKVTTDAVQVFGGAGYTRDYRVERYMREAKITQIFEGTNQIQRLVIARGLTDSGASR
- a CDS encoding Re/Si-specific NAD(P)(+) transhydrogenase subunit alpha — translated: MIIGIPRESSPGETRAAATPQTVGQLIKLGYAVVVESGAGAASSFADSAYVAAGAEIGSPWSADIVLKVNAPDDIEIALLRDGSTLVSLISPALNPDLVAKLGDRDITVLAMDAVPRISRAQSLDVLSSMANIAGYRAVVEAAHAFGRFFTGQVTAAGKVPPAKVLVVGAGVAGLAAIGAAGSLGAIVKATDPRPEVADQVKSLGGEYVSVDPNAGEVSATGYAKEMGDDYKAREAELYAELCKDVDIIVTTALIPGRPAPRIITADMVASMRPGSVIVDMAAANGGNVEGSVKDRSVVTDNGVTIIGYTDLAGRLPAQASQLYGTNLVNLLKLLTPGKDGELVLDFDDVVQRSMTVVRAGEITWPPPPVQVSAAPAAAAAAAPVEVAPAKEPMSTGRRLSITFAAAALVFLLLALSPAVLQAHLTVFALAIVIGYYVIGNVHHALHTPLMSVTNAISGIIVVGAVLQVGESDMAIAAVATLAILLASINIFGGFAVTRRMLAMFSRS
- a CDS encoding alpha/beta fold hydrolase, which produces MKRRVLAVMLLVVLVGLGGNAVLVARTERAAEAFGGGRVLALPGPDLNVREYGPAGGPAIVLLHGYSASIQWWEPVAEALAAATGRRVIALDLVGHGGSEAPRAAQAYGAEGQAAAVRAALDALGVRRAALVGHSMGGGVATAVAEAEPERIERVVVVDTYGDTGLVAIPAMRSVVCAPVLGPAVDRFRGIDALSTSSLQTGFAADYPVPDFAYRSLQRLTHTGVCDSDAIEDLNAVRPVADRLAGLGRPVLVLWGERDVITPTGPNVARFTAAGLPPRVIAGSGHSVMVERPEEFLAAVTDFLAA
- a CDS encoding TetR/AcrR family transcriptional regulator, whose amino-acid sequence is MSSDNGLTRREELLNVATKLFAARGYHGTRMDDVAEVVGLNKATVYHYYASKSLILFDIYRQAAQRTLAAVHDDPSWTAREALYQYTVRLLTQIAENPEGAAVYFQEQPYITEWFTDEQVAEVREKETQVYEHVHGLIDRGIASGEFYECDSHVLALGYIGMTLGAYRWLRASGRRSAVEVAQEFSIALLRGLIRDETVRTEEPLGARVATANRAGAAD
- a CDS encoding Rid family hydrolase; translation: MASLTFADVVEMTSYHVGLRRHFAVFAEVKDRFLEAPHPAWTAVGVVELAVPGALVEIALTARLGTVAPPQN
- a CDS encoding DUF5642 family protein, with protein sequence MRIGAGVPAVALTAAVLGGLLAGCGGSDSGGAEAGGTQSAVPAIAGGAPDGDLDVGRLSEAADIFPAGYVAAGLPKAVVSREEAEQLAGMHRAVPISYDPPRCRSLAEPFRMTEGSETAGIRSSEPRTISVLAARMPLPGPDPLVAPGCTKVAMNSPGSMTGTAEAIPAPQIPGAGTLATRSRIEGTEGGASRTIETYTLVAVLSPRTSVMVQGSEDPKLLGDLLVKAVAKVRG
- a CDS encoding L-lactate dehydrogenase codes for the protein MSIASKAKVGIVGAGSVGTAIAYACLIRGSADEIALYDLAAAKVRAEVLDLNHGSQFVPHCRVTGSDELDVTANSAIIVVTAGAKQKPGQTRLELAATNVAMARSLTPQLLQRSPHAVIVYVTNPVDVVSYAAIKSVELPPGRIFGSGTVLDSSRFRYLIAERAGVNVVNVHGLIVGEHGDSEISLWSAVSIGGVRADEFRRDGELVFTDAVKRQLSFDVVNAAYQIINGKGATNLAIGLSSARIIEAVLGDQRAVLPVSTRQTGAFGIADVCLSLPTVITARGADRVLDIPLSAPELDGLRGSANTLRATWAAVTADTDD
- a CDS encoding RidA family protein, with the translated sequence MTGPRIIVPAWMRSMHDEHHFAPGILDGDLLRCSGMLGLRPDLSLPADPACPLTPRRSSPRPSKTCADCSSWRR
- a CDS encoding SRPBCC family protein; translated protein: MPIVSKTVEVTADAALIMSIVADFEAYPQWNDEVLGCWVLHRYNDGRPSQLRLDMKVQGFEGTFIQAVYYPGENQIQTVLQQGDMFAKQEQLFSVVAMGPTALLTVDLDVETSMPGVPAMMVKKVANDVLEHLAGALKSRAERLAAG
- the pntB gene encoding Re/Si-specific NAD(P)(+) transhydrogenase subunit beta; this translates as MFTLENTATAAYVVAALLFVLSLAGLSKHETSRAGISFGIVGMAIALIATIALAIKDELQPLGLALLFGAMAIGAAIGLWKAKVVEMTGMPELIALLHSFVGLAAVLVGWNGYLHIEAHPVGADAVKMAAEGMLGIHSAEVVIGVFIGAVTFTGSIVANLKLSARMKSAPMMLPGKNLINVGTLLVFVALTVWFVIDPQLWLLAVVTVLALLLGWHLVASIGGGDMPVVVSMLNSYSGWAAAAAGFLLGNDLLIITGALVGSSGAYLSYIMCKAMNRSFISVIAGGFGIEAGPAEDKDYGEHREINAEAAADLLRGADSVIITPGYGMAVAQAQYGVADLTRKLRERGVNVRFGIHPVAGRLPGHMNVLLAEAKVPYDIVLEMDEINDDFDGTSVVLVIGANDTVNPAASEDPSSPIAGMPVLTVWNADNVIVFKRSMASGYAGVQNPLFFRENTQMLFGDARDRVNDILASL
- a CDS encoding phosphodiester glycosidase family protein, translating into MRKPAEFLRRAAAGAAAVLLAAVTAATAGLPSAQAAGRDLLAGAIANTKGSYLVYNFGSGFPAPMLNAGGNWYEANNGGRVMIIKNASSRLTPRLLVDSHAGAQSRCERDPRARTGEGLMQASETYAPVAAWQALGAPTIAVNANFFDVRGQKGGSWKSTGCSSPLGAYVDNTRGMGKANAAVTGNIAYAGKQGLSGGNEHWTPLSTMILPVSGAPSVIAPRHGQDYDAAGPVINDLVGRGSRFVAVAGIGLLAPGDTGQLNDGGPSAARTAIAYNRQRDEFYVFQGGSYTPDQIQDLFRAMGSDTAILLDGGGSSAIVLRRDTGGMWAGAGVPKGSCDTYQVLCDSRERALPSWLGFA